A genomic segment from Nicotiana sylvestris chromosome 1, ASM39365v2, whole genome shotgun sequence encodes:
- the LOC104232896 gene encoding ammonium transporter 1 member 1, with protein sequence MACEVNQLAPFLGPNTTDAVAAATYICSQFSDVSNKFVDTGYAIDSTYLLFSAYLVFSMQLGFAMLCAGSVRAKNTMNIMLTNVLDAAAGGLFYYLFGFAFAWGGPSNGFIGRHFFGLKEIPSSSFDYSNFLYQWAFAIAAAGITSGSIAERTQFVAYLIYSSFLTGFVYPVVSHWFWAPDGWASPTNSNLLFGSGVIDFAGSGVVHMVGGIAGFYGALIEGPRIGRFDHAGRSVALRGHSASLVVLGTFLLWFGWYGFNPGSFNKILVTYGTSGGYYGQWSAVGRTAVTTTLAGCTAALTTLFGKRILSGHWNVTDVCNGLLGGFAAITAGCSVVEPWAAIICGFIAALVLIGCNKLAEIFKYDDPLEAAQLHGGCGAWGIIFTALFAKGSYVDQVYPGKPGRPHGLFMGGGGKLLGAHIIQILVIFGWVTATMGPLFYILHKFKLLRISSEDEMAGMDLTRHGGFAYYHDEDLKHGTQMRRIEPTSSS encoded by the coding sequence ATGGCTTGTGAAGTTAACCAACTGGCTCCATTCCTCGGACCCAACACCACCGATGCCGTAGCCGCCGCCACTTACATATGTAGCCAATTTTCCGATGTgtctaacaagtttgttgatacCGGATACGCTATCGACTCGACTTATCTCCTCTTCTCGGCTTACCTTGTTTTTTCCATGCAGCTCGGCTTCGCTATGCTTTGCGCGGGCTCTGTTCGCGCGAAGAATACTATGAACATTATGCTTACTAATGTTCTTGACGCCGCGGCTGGTGGGCTTTTTTACTACCTCTTCGGCTTCGCTTTCGCTTGGGGCGGGCCGTCTAACGGCTTCATAGGGCGTCACTTCTTTGGGCTTAAAGAGATCCCTTCTAGTTCTTTTGATTACAGTAATTTTCTGTATCAATGGGCTTTTGCTATAGCCGCCGCTGGAATTACTAGCGGTTCTATAGCCGAGAGGACTCAGTTTGTGGCTTATTTGATTTACTCTTCTTTTCTTACCGGCTTTGTTTACCCAGTTGTTTCCCATTGGTTTTGGGCCCCAGATGGGTGGGCCAGCCCGACTAATTCAAATTTATTATTCGGGTCTGGTGTTATTGACTTTGCCGGGTCGGGTGTTGTTCATATGGTAGGTGGGATAGCGGGGTTTTATGGTGCTTTAATTGAAGGTCCGAGAATTGGACGGTTCGATCATGCGGGCCGGTCCGTTGCGCTCCGTGGACATAGCGCTTCGCTTGTGGTTTTaggtacctttttgttgtggttcGGATGGTACGGGTTTAACCCGGGTTCCTTTAATAAGATTCTAGTTACTTATGGTACAAGTGGAGGGTATTATGGTCAATGGAGTGCTGTGGGACGTACCGCGGTGACCACCACCTTAGCGGGTTGCACCGCGGCCCTAACCACTCTCTTCGGTAAGAGGATTCTTTCGGGTCATTGGAACGTGACGGATGTGTGTAACGGACTATTAGGCGGATTTGCAGCAATCACGGCCGGGTGCTCCGTGGTAGAGCCATGGGCCGCGATCATTTGTGGCTTCATAGCTGCTTTAGTTTTAATCGGTTGTAACAAGTTGGCGGAGATATTTAAGTATGATGATCCACTTGAAGCAGCACAACTCCATGGTGGTTGTGGTGCATGGGGAATAATTTTCACTGCCTTATTTGCTAAGGGGAGTTATGTGGATCAAGTTTACCCGGGTAAACCGGGTCGGCCACACGGGTTATTCATGGGTGGTGGAGGAAAACTACTTGGGGCACATATAATCCAGATTCTTGTGATATTCGGGTGGGTTACTGCTACAATGGGTCCACTTTTCTATATTCTTCATAAGTTCAAGCTTCTTCGGATCTCTTCGGAGGATGAGATGGCGGGTATGGATCTGACCCGACATGGTGGATTTGCTTATTACCATGATGAAGATCTCAAACATGGAACGCAAATGAGAAGAATTGAACCAACAAGCTCAAGTTAG